In Candidatus Didemnitutus sp., the genomic window GGGCTGGAGCAAACCGGCGTCGCCCAAATGACCAAGGCGCTCGAGACGAAGAAGCGCATTCCCGTTGTCTGGCTGCATTTCCAGGAATGCACGTGCTGCAGCGAGTCGTTCATTCGCAGCTCGCATCCGATCGTCGCCGACATCCTGCTCGACAAGGTCTCGCTCGATTACTCCGAGACGCTGATGGCCGCTTCCGGCCACCAGGCGGAAAAATCCCTCCGCGACACGATCACGAATTACAAGGGCGAGTATCTCCTCTGCATCGAGGGCTCGGTCCCGACGGCGGACGACGGCGTGTATTGCTGCATCGGCGGCCGCACCGCGCTGCAGATCGCCGAGGAAGTGGCGAAGGACGCCAAGGCCGTCGTCGCGTGGGGCAACTGCGCCTGCTCTGGTTGCGTGCAGGCCGCGAAGCCGAACCCGACCTCCGCCAAGCCGATCCACAAGATCATCGGCGGCAAACCGATCGTGAACGTCCAGGGTTGCCCGCCCATCGCCGAAGTCATGGCCGGTGTCCTCGTGCACCTGCTCACGTTCGACCGCATTCCGCAGCTCGACAATCTCGGCCGCCCGAAGGCGTTCTACTCGCGCCGCGTGCACGACACGTGCTATCGCCGCCCGAATTACGACGCCGGCCTCTTCGTCGAGAGCTTCGACGACGAGAACGCCCGCAAGGGTTACTGCCTCTACAAGGTCGGTTGCCGCGGCCCCTCCACCTACAACGCCTGCGGCACGATCCGCTGGAACGGCGGCGTCAGCTTCCCCATCCAATCGGGTCACCCGTGCATCGGTTGCTCCGAGGCGAATTTCTGGGACAACGGACCGTTCTACCAACGCACGCCGGCCTTCCCGGGCTTCGGCATCGAGCAGACCGCCGACAAGCTCGGCATCGCCGCGCTCGCGGCCTCGGCGGGCGGCGCAGCCGTCCACGCCGTCATGACCAATATCCGCAAGCGCCACGAGATCGGCGAGCACGCCGGCGAGAACGC contains:
- a CDS encoding hydrogenase small subunit translates to MEIESATKPQKKEETIYEHMLSRGVSRRDFLQFCAWMGACIGLEQTGVAQMTKALETKKRIPVVWLHFQECTCCSESFIRSSHPIVADILLDKVSLDYSETLMAASGHQAEKSLRDTITNYKGEYLLCIEGSVPTADDGVYCCIGGRTALQIAEEVAKDAKAVVAWGNCACSGCVQAAKPNPTSAKPIHKIIGGKPIVNVQGCPPIAEVMAGVLVHLLTFDRIPQLDNLGRPKAFYSRRVHDTCYRRPNYDAGLFVESFDDENARKGYCLYKVGCRGPSTYNACGTIRWNGGVSFPIQSGHPCIGCSEANFWDNGPFYQRTPAFPGFGIEQTADKLGIAALAASAGGAAVHAVMTNIRKRHEIGEHAGENAEQAEKDNPESKS